From a region of the Sander lucioperca isolate FBNREF2018 chromosome 8, SLUC_FBN_1.2, whole genome shotgun sequence genome:
- the kcnj1a.1 gene encoding ATP-sensitive inward rectifier potassium channel 1a.1 → MFGFVNKRIEHWLAERKCRRNRLVTKDGHCNIEFGNVMYSTHLSFLADFWTTFVETRWRYVLLLFIASFTLTWLFFALLWYWIALNNGDLTWQNPPSNHSPCIIGVYGLTTAFLYSLETQTTIGYGVRALTDLCPGAVVVVIIQAVFGAIINCFMCGVILSKISLPKKRAKTISFSDMAVISPKNGSLSLSIRVANLRKTLMIGSHIYGKLLRTTNRADGETIIMDQVNIDFMVDAGKDNLFFVCPLTLYHIIDKSSPFFEMAVDTLHNQDFELVVFLDCTAETTSSACQVRTSFIPQEIMWGYNFLPIISRSKEGKYRVDFSNFAKVEPVATAHCALCFHNIKGHHHYSRDGHDNQGFEMTEINELQNVTKM, encoded by the coding sequence ATGTTTGGATTTGTGAACAAACGTATCGAGCACTGGCTGGCAGAGCGAAAATGCCGCAGGAACAGACTGGTGACCAAAGATGGTCACTGCAACATTGAATTCGGAAATGTCATGTACAGCACACACTTATCGTTCCTTGCTGACTTCTGGACCACCTTTGTGGAGACCCGGTGGCGTtatgtcctcctcctcttcatcgcCTCCTTCACCCTCACCTGGTTGTTTTTTGCCCTGCTGTGGTACTGGATTGCCCTCAACAATGGAGACCTGACGTGGCAAAACCCCCCATCAAATCACAGCCCATGTATTATAGGTGTCTATGGACTCACCACAGCGTTCCTATACTCCCTTGAAACCCAGACAACTATTGGGTATGGTGTCCGAGCGCTCACCGATCTTTGCCCAGGTGCTGTGGTCGTTGTCATTATCCAGGCCGTATTCGGAGCCATCATCAACTGCTTCATGTGTGGAGTCATCCTGTCCAAAATCTCTTTACCAAAAAAGAGGGCTAAGACCATCTCATTCAGTGATATGGCTGTCATCAGCCCCAAAAACGGTTCTCTTTCCCTGTCAATCAGAGTGGCCAACCTACGCAAGACACTGATGATTGGAAGCCATATCTATGGAAAGCTGCTGAGGACAACAAACAGAGCTGATGGGGAGACAATCATCATGGACCAGGTGAACATTGACTTCATGGTGGACGCTGGGAAGGACAACCTCTTCTTTGTGTGTCCTCTCACACTTTACCACATCATCGACAAGAGCAGCCCCTTCTTCGAGATGGCGGTAGATACGCTCCACAATCAAGATTTTGAGCTGGTCGTCTTCCTAGACTGCACCGCAGAGACTACTAGCTCTGCCTGTCAGGTCCGGACCTCCTTTATTCCTCAGGAGATCATGTGGGGCTACAACTTCTTGCCCATCATCTCCAGAAGCAAGGAGGGCAAGTACAGAGTAGATTTCTCCAACTTCGCCAAGGTGGAGCCAGTGGCCACTGCACACTGTGCCCTCTGTTTCCACAACATCAAGGGTCATCATCACTACTCCAGAGATGGACATGACAACCAGGGCTTTGAGATGACTGAAATTAATGAGCTTCAGAATGTAACCAAGATGTGA